The following nucleotide sequence is from Kineobactrum salinum.
TTCGGCGGCACTTTCTGTGCCAAGATGCCCGGGATTTCCGCCAAAATGGTGGATGACAAGCTGGATGATGCACTGGCGACCGGCGCCGAGTTGCTGGTAGGGGGCGATCTCGGCTGCCTGCTCAATATCGCCGGCCGGGCGCGACGGCGCCAGTTGCCGCTGGAGGTGCGCCATATTGCCGAACTGCTCGCCGGCGACCCCCGCGGTCCGGCTATCGGGGAGCCCGGGTGACGTCAAGCAGCGAGCAGTTCATGCAGCGGTCCAGCGCGGCCCTGCAGCAACCGGACAAGGCGCTGCGGCTGGATCAGCTGGGCCTGTGGATGCCGTTGGTACGGGACGCAGCAGTGGCCCGCTACGGCGATTTTGACGCTCTGCGCGCCCACCTCAAACAGGTTCGCAGCCACACCCGTGACAACCTGGAACACTACCTCACCCGCTTCGAGGAAGAGGCGGTCAGCAATGGCAACCAGCTGCATTTTGCCTGCACCGGCGCCCAGATGAACGACCTGGTGTTATCGATCTGCCAGCGGCATCAGGCCCGCCGGGTGATCAAGGGCAAGTCCATGGTCACCGAGGAGACCGGCCTCAACAGCCATCTGCAGCGCTCCGGGCTGACAGTGGTGGAGACCGATCTGGGCGAATACATCATCCAACAGGCGGGCGAAACCCCCAGCCATATCGTCGGTCCCGCGCTGCATAAATCACAGGCCGAAATACGACAACTGTTCCTGGACAAGCACAAGCTGGGAGCGCGACCGCTGGAGCAGGTCGAAGACATCGTCGCCGAGGCCAGAACGCTGCTGCGCGAGCAATTCCTGCAGGCCGATGTCGGCATTATCGGCGCCAATGCACTGATCGCAGAAAACGGCTACTCCATGCTGGTCACCAATGAGGGCAACGGCGACCTGTGCGCCAACCTGCCGCCGGTGCTCATCATCTGCACGACCATGGAGCGTATTCTGCCGCGGGCCGATGACGCGGCGGCCCTGCAGCGACTGCTGGTGCGCTCGGCTACCGGCCAGGCACAAACGGCCTACACCAGTTTCTATTCCGGCCCCGCCGCGAGGACGAAACCGACGGCCCGCTGGAAACCCACATCATTCTGCTGGACAACAGGCGTAGCGAGATACTGACCTCCGACTACCGGGAAATGCTGGACTGTATCCGCTGCGGCGCCTGCCTCAATCACTGTCCCATCTATGTGGCCGTCGGCGGCCATGCCTATGGCTCGGTCTACCCCGGCCCCATGGGCTCGGTACTGACCCCGCTGCTGACTTCGCTGGAACAGAGCAATGCCCTGCCCAATGCCTGCACCAGCTGCGGACGCTGCGCCGAAGTCTGCCCCGCCAATATTCCGCTGCCCGACCTGTTGCGGGATCTGCGCCAGCAGGAAAGCCTGCAACAGCTCAACCCGCCGCGCTGGCGCCGGGGCCTGAGATTGCACGCCCGGCTGCTGGCCAGACCACGCCTGTACCGCTTCCTGACCGGTCTGCTACTACCGGTGCTGGCCCGGCTGGGCCGGCGCCGGGGTTCATTCCGGCGCCTGCCATGGGCCAGTGGCTGGACCACTCACCGGGACTTTCCGGCACCGGAGGGCCGGACGTTCATGCAGCAATACCAGCGCCGCAAATCCCGCGCCAGGGCCCGGCCACGATGAGCGATTCAGCGCGCAGCGCAATCCTGGACAGGATCCGGCAGGCGGGCAGCAGCGCCTCGCCGGAGCGGATCGCCAAGGAGCTGGAAAGCTTCGGCAGCGCGGCGGCGGCACGCCCGCCCTCGACTGACCCTGCACGGCATTTCTGGCCAATGTGCTGCTTAACAGCGGCACTGTGGACTGCGCCGACAATCGCAATGACGCGGTGCAGTTGATCGGGCGCTACCTGTACCGGCGCTTTCGGACTCACAAGCTGGTGGCCGGCAACGATCCCCGGCTGGCGGCAATGCCCTGGCGGGAGGCCGGCGTATTGCCACGATTCGGCACTGCGGAAAACAGTGACTCGGCGGCGCTCAGTTACGCCCGGGTGGCGGTCGCCGAGACCGGCGCCATTGTCACCTACACCGGCCGCTCCAATTCTGCCCGCAATACCCTGCTGCCGGAAGACCACCTGGTGCTGGTCAACCGCGAAGATCTGGTCGTGAGTCTGGAAGCTGCCTGGCAACGCATACGGGAAGACATCCGCGACCACGGCCGACCGCGCGGCATCCAGTTTATCGCCGGCCCATCGAGCACTGCGGATGTAGAAGGGAAACTGGTGATGGGCGCCCATGGTCCGCGCCACTGGCACGTTATCCTGGTGGGTGAAATTCCGGCCGGGGCCCTGGAAGAGGCGCATGCATTGGTCGCCAAACCCTAGTACTCCGCCAAGACGGAGGGTACTTACTTAACCCTCGTCGGGTTGGTCGTTCTTAATACAGAGCGGTGGCGGCACGAAGCGGGAACGCCCTTGCAGGACACGCTGTGAATACATCCCTGTACGCTCGGCGTCGGCATCCATGCCTCCGACGGTCCTGCAAGGGCGTTCCCGCTTCCTGCCTTCGATTCCGGTACCGCACTTCGTTCCTGAATCCGTTCAGCAAGACCGACTAAAGCAAATGCCACTCTCCTTCAAGACGACGGGTACTTACTTTACTTACGCTGGTGGCAGGTCAGCGTCCTGGGAGGGTGCTTTCGAGACCGTTTGCAGCATGGATGCCCAAAGCACTCGCTGCGCTCGCGGGGCAGGCTCTGCTGCAACCGAGCCCCCATGGATGGGTTCACGGCGTGTCTCGAAAGCACCCTCCCAGGACGTTGACCGGGCTACGAAGTCCCAAAAGCCCTAATAAATAAAGTAAGTGCCCTTCGTCTTGAAGGAGTGCTTACAGAACAGTGGCATCAACCGGTATTGCGCATTCCGGCTGCAATACCCGCGATTGTCACCATGATCGCCTGTTCGAGCAGGGGCTGGGGCTGGGCACGCTGGCGTTGCAACAGCTCCGCCTGCAGCACGTTCAGCGGGTCAGTGTAGATATTGCGCAGCTGGATGGACTCGCGTATCCACGGAGAGTCCGCCAGCAGGGTCTCGCTGCCGCTGATTTCCAGCACCGTGTCGACATCCTGCTGCAGCTGGCTGCGCAGGGTCACGCCCAAGTGCTGTAGCGGCGGCGGCACCAGGCATTCGTCGTAATGCGCCGACAAGCCCACATCGGCCTTGGCATAGACCATCTCCAGCATCGACAGGCGGGTGGCGAAAAAGGGCCAGGCAGCGGCCATTTCCCTCAGCAGCGCCGCATCGCCGCGCTCCAGCGCACCCCGCAACGCCCCGCCTGCACCCAGCCAGGCCGGCAGCATCAGCCGGTTCTGGGACCAGGCGAAAATCCACGGGATGGCCCGCAGGCTTTCGATCCCGCCGCCGTTGCGCCGGCGCGCGGGTCTGGAGCCCAACGGCAGCCCGGCCAACTCCTGCTCCGGGGTGGCGTGGCGGAAGTACTCGATAAAGTCCGGCTCTTCCCGGATTATCTGGCGATAGGCGGCGC
It contains:
- a CDS encoding LutC/YkgG family protein, with translation MLLNSGTVDCADNRNDAVQLIGRYLYRRFRTHKLVAGNDPRLAAMPWREAGVLPRFGTAENSDSAALSYARVAVAETGAIVTYTGRSNSARNTLLPEDHLVLVNREDLVVSLEAAWQRIREDIRDHGRPRGIQFIAGPSSTADVEGKLVMGAHGPRHWHVILVGEIPAGALEEAHALVAKP
- a CDS encoding LUD domain-containing protein yields the protein MTSSSEQFMQRSSAALQQPDKALRLDQLGLWMPLVRDAAVARYGDFDALRAHLKQVRSHTRDNLEHYLTRFEEEAVSNGNQLHFACTGAQMNDLVLSICQRHQARRVIKGKSMVTEETGLNSHLQRSGLTVVETDLGEYIIQQAGETPSHIVGPALHKSQAEIRQLFLDKHKLGARPLEQVEDIVAEARTLLREQFLQADVGIIGANALIAENGYSMLVTNEGNGDLCANLPPVLIICTTMERILPRADDAAALQRLLVRSATGQAQTAYTSFYSGPAARTKPTARWKPTSFCWTTGVARY
- a CDS encoding 4Fe-4S dicluster domain-containing protein — its product is MLDCIRCGACLNHCPIYVAVGGHAYGSVYPGPMGSVLTPLLTSLEQSNALPNACTSCGRCAEVCPANIPLPDLLRDLRQQESLQQLNPPRWRRGLRLHARLLARPRLYRFLTGLLLPVLARLGRRRGSFRRLPWASGWTTHRDFPAPEGRTFMQQYQRRKSRARARPR